The Mycolicibacterium cosmeticum DNA window CACCAAACCGACTGTGACGGCATCGGTGTCGGGGTTCACCGCGATCGCCAGGGTGCCGGTCTGCGGGCGCACCATGGGGCTGGGTCTGCCGACCTGACTGGCCGGCGCCGCTTGCGACTCCTCGATCAGGCCGGCATCGGCGAGTTCCTCCACCAGGTCCTTGACCGTCGAGCGGGACAACCCGGTCCGGCGGGTCAACTCGGACCGGCTCAGAGCGCGAGCGCGGTGCACCAGCGTGAGGACCGCCGACAGGTTCCGCCGCCGGACATCGTCGGTGTTGGTGCCGATCCCCATCCGCGAATCCTCCCTTGACAGTGGTCTGCGCCACATCTTATGTTCGGCCAAGCAACAAATCCAGTTTCAGGAGCACGCCATGTCGATCCTCGAATCCGCCGCCACCGCAGCGGCCGATCTCACGCCCAAACGCTCGGACAAGTTCTCCTTCGGCCTGTGGACCGTCGGCTGGACCGCCAGCGATCCGTTCGGGGTGGCCACCCGGCCGGCCCTCGATGTGGTCGAGGCCGTGGAACGGCTTGCCGAACTGGGCGCATACGGTCTCACCTTCCACGACGACGATCTGTTCCCGTTCGGCAGCAGCGACGACGAGCGGCGGCGCGCCATCACCAGGCTGACCGCGGCGCTGCAGGCCAACGACATGGTCGTGCCCATGGTCACCACCAATCTGTTCACCCACCCGGTGTTCAAGGATGGCGGATTCACCAGCAATGATCGCGACGTCCGGCGGTTCGCGCTGCGCAAGGTCCTGCGCAACATCGACCTCGCCGCCGAACTCGGCGCCGAGACGTTCGTCATGTGGGGCGGTCGCGAAGGCAGTGAATACGACAGCGCCAAAGATGTGCAAGCGGCGCTCGAGCGCTACCGCGAAGCGCTGAACCTGTTGAGCGACTACGTGATCGACCAGAAGTACCCCCTGCGGTTCGCCATCGAACCGAAGCCGAACGAGCCACGCGGTGACATCCTGTTGCCGACCGTCGGGCATGCCCTGGCCTTCATCGACACCCTCGCCCACCCCGAGCTGGTGGGTGTCAATCCGGAAACCGGGCACGAGCAGATGGCCGGGCTCAACTTCGTGCACGGCATCAGTCAGGCCCTGTACGCCGGCAAGCTGTTCCACATCGACCTCAACGGCCAGCGCGGCATCAAATTCGACCAGGACCTGGTGTTCGGCCACGGTGACCTGGCCAACGCCTTCGGACTGGTGGACCTGCTGGAGCACGGCGGCGTGGACGGCGGGCCGAGCTACACCGGGCCCCGGCACTTCGACTACAAGCCCAGCCGCACCGAGGACAACACCGGGGTGTGGGCCTCGGCGGCGGCCAACATGCGGATGTATCTGCTGCTCAAGCAGCGCGCCGCGGCCTTCCGCGCCGACCCCGAAGTTGCCGAGGCCCGCCGGGCCGCCCGCGTCGACGAGTTGCGGCGCAGCACCCTGGGCGCCGGCGAGACCTACCGGGAGTTGCTGGCCGACCGCTCGGCGTATGAGGACTTCGACGCGGATTCCTATTTCGGGGCCAAGGGTTTCGGCTTCGTCCGGTTGAACCAGTTGGCCATCGAACATCTGATGGGCGCGCGCTGAACACCAATGGCACCAACCCGCTGGACGTGACGCACGTCACGCTATAAGTTGTCCGAAACAACAAAAGGCCGAGAGATCGGCGGATGTCATGAGGGGCGGTTATGAAGCGAATCAGCGGGCTGATGTTCGCCGTCGTCGTCGGCGCGGGCCTCACGCTCACCGCGTGTGGCAGTAACGGCGGCAGCGGCGGCAGTGCCGGGGGAGGCGGCGGCGACGCCAAGGGCCAGAAGATCGGCGTCATCCTGCCCGACACCAAGTCGTCGGTCCGCTGGGAATCCAAGGACCGCCCGGCGCTGGAGGCCGCCTTCAAGGCCGCCGGCGTGCCGTACTCGATCCAGAACGCCGAGGGATCCGCCGACAATATGGCCACCATCGCCGACGGCATGATCGCCGACGGCGTCACGGTGCTCGCCCTGGTCAATCTGGACTCCGACAGCGGCGCCTCCATCCAGCAGAAGGCCGCCAGTCAGGGTGTCAAGACCATCGACTACGACCGCCTGACCCTCGGCGGCTCGGCCGACGTGTACGTCTCGTTCGACAACAACAAGGTGGGGCAGCTGCAGGGCCAGGGGCTGGTCGACTGCCTCGCCGGCAAGCCGTCGAACGTGGTGTTCCTCAACGGATCTCCCACCGACAACAATGCCACCCTGTTCACCGGTGGCGCGCACTCGGTGGTGGACAAGGTGCCGTCGATCAAGGTGGTGGCCGAGCAGGCGGTGCCGGATTGGGACAACGACAAGGCGGTCACCATCTTCGAGCAGATGTACACCGCCGCCGACGGCAAGGTCGACGGCGTGTACGCGGCCAATGACGGCCTCGCCGGGTCGGTGATCTCGATCCTGGAGAAGAACGGCCGGGCCGGGCAGGTGCCGGTCACCGGCCAGGACGCGACCGTCGAAGGACTGCAGAACATCCTCGCGGGCACCCAGTGCATGAGCGTCTACAAATCCGCGAAGGAAGAGGCCGGCGCGCTCGCGGAGGCGGCGATCGCCCTGGCCAAGGGCGAACAACCCAAGACCAACAGCACATCTCGTGACGACAAGGGCAACAGGGACGTGCCGTCGGTGTTGCTGACGCCGAAATCCATCACCAAGGACACCGTGAAGGTGGTGTTCGACGACGGCGGACAGGCCAAGGCCGACGTCTGCACCGGGCAGTTCGCGGCGGCGTGCAGCGCCGCCGGGCTCTAGGGGCATCGTGTCCGTCCCGAACGCGCCCATCCTCGAACTCCGCGGTGTCAACAAGAGTTTCGGCGTCGTGCACGTGTTGCACGACGTGGACTTCCAGGTATACCCCGGTGAGGTCACCGCCCTGGTCGGGGACAACGGCGCCGGCAAGTCCACTCTGGTGAAGGCCATCGCGGGGATCTACCCGCTGGACACCGGAACCTATGTGTTCCAGGGCGATCCGGTCACGGTGCACGGGCCCAACGATGTGTCGGCGCTCGGCGTCGAGGTGGTCTATCAGGACCTGGCGTTGTGCGACAACCTCGACATCGTGTCGAACATGTTCCTCGGGCGTGAGCTCAAACGCCACGGTGCGCTCGACGAAGCGAAGATGGAATCGCTTGCCCGCGAAGCACTCTCGTCGCTGTCGGTGCGGACGGTCAAGTCGGTGCGCCAACCGGTGTCCAGCCTGTCCGGTGGTCAGCGGCAAACGGTGGCCATCGCCAAGTCGGTGCTGTGGAACGCCAAGGTGGTGTTGCTCGACGAACCCACCGCCGCTCTCGGCGTGGCGCAGACCCGGCAGGTGCTCGACCTGGTGCGCCGGCTCGCCGATCAGGGGGTGGGCGTCGTGTTCATCTCGCACAACCTGAACGACGTGTTCGAGGTCGCCGACCGGATATGCGCGCTGTACCTCGGCCGGGTGGCCGCCGAAGTCAAGGCCGCCGAGGTCAGCCACAGCCAGGTGGTCGAGCTGATCACCGCGGGTCGTTCCGGCAGCCTGGGCCTGGCGCCGGCCGAAGCCGCCCAGTCGATGTGAGGACCGCCGCATGACAACTCTCAATCCGAAACTGGCCGACGCCGACTTCGCCGCCGACGCCCGCGTCGACGAGTCGTTCGGCGACGCGGTACGCAGTTACCTGCGCCGGGTCCGCGGCGGCGATATGGGATCGCTGCCCGCGGTACTCGGCCTGATCGTGCTGTTCATCGTGTTCGGGATCGCCAACGAGCGCTTCACCTCGGCGCTGAACCTGGCCAACCTGGTCACCCAGGCCGGGTCGATCTGCGTGCTGGCCATGGGCCTGGTGTTCGTCCTGCTGCTCGGCGATATCGACCTGTCCGCCGGCGTGGCCGGCGGTGTATCCGCATGCGCGATGGGTTTGACCATCGTCAACCATGGCTGGCCGTGGTGGGCGGGGGTGCTCGCCGGCCTGCTGTGCGGTGCGGTGATCGGCCTGGCGATCGGCCTGCTGCGCGCCAAGCTCGGCATCCCGTCGTTCGTCGTGACACTGGCCTTCTTCCTGGGCCTGCAGGGGGTGACCCTCAAGCTCATCGGCGAGGGCGGCTCGATCCGGGTGGACGATCCGGTCATCCGCGGTATCACCATCGACAACATGTCGGTCACCGCCGGGTGGCTGTTCGCGGTGCTCATCGTGGTCGGGTTCACCGGCCTGGAGTTGTACCGGCACCGCACCAAGGTCACCCTCGGCCTGGTGCACCCGCCGATCGGTGTGGTGATCGCCCGCATCGCCGGGGTGGCGGTGGTGTCGCTCGGGGTGGCCTATGTGCTCAACCTCAACCGCAGCGTGAACCCGAATGTGGAGATCCGCGGCATCCCGTACGTCCTGCCGATCGTCGGGGCACTGCTGATTGTGCTCAGCGTGATCCTCAACCGGACCTCCTACGGCAGGCACATCTACGCGGTGGGCGGCAACGCCGAGGCGGCGCGCCGGGCCGGGATCAACGTCGCCCGCATCAGGATGTCGGTGTTCGTGGTGTGCTCGTCGCTCGCCGCGCTCAGCGGCATCATCGCCGCGTCCTACGGCGGCAAGGTGTCGGCCTCCTCGGGTGCGGGCAACGTGTTGTTGTACGCCGTGGGCGCGGCCGTCATCGGCGGGACCAGCCTGTTCGGCGGTAAGGGCCGGGCGCTGGACGCCGTCATCGGCGGGGTGGTGGTGGCCACCATCGCCAACGGGTTGGGACTGCTCAACCAGTCGTCCTACATCAACTTCTTGGTCACCGGAGGGGTGCTCCTCCTGGCGGCCAGTGTCGACGCGATCTCGCGGCGGCGACGGTCGGCGACGGGCCTGGCCTGAATGCCCGGGCAGCGCACACCGGCCCGCCGCCGGCCCGTCCGTTCGGATAGCTGTGGCCCGTTCGGCCTGCATCGGCCGGCAATCCCAACTACTCTGCCCGCCATGAAGTCGGTCCTCGCGTCCTGTGCGGCGGCGGCCGTGGCGGCCATGTGCACGGCCTGCGGCGTGTACGGTACCGCCGGTTCCGCCGCACCCAGCCTCGCTGCCTATCCCGCAGAAACCGCGGGCGGCGCCTCGGTCACCCTCGGTGCGGCCACCGTCGCCGCCCAGAGCATCGTCGACAGCTTCACCGCCGGCGACTTCGGGACCGTGTGGGAGCGGATGACCGAGGATGTCCGCGCCGGCATCTCGCAGGACGACTTCGTGACCTTCTACGAGACCTGCAAGAAGCCCGGTCCGCGCCTCAACGTGTCGGGCCTGCAGATGGAGGACGACGGACAGGCCGTCGTCCGAATGATCGGCCAGGGTGTGCAGGGGGTGCGCTTCATGGTCTACGAGCAGGGCGTGTGGAACATGCGGGCCACCAAAGATTTCGCCGCCCACCTGGGCCAGCCACTGCATCAGATCATCGCCGAGGAGAAGGCCGCCGGTCTCTGCGACGCCTGAGGTTTCCGTGACAGGGCATCCCGCGGTCCTGGTGACCGGGATGTCGGGAGTGGGAAAGACGACGGCGCTCGACGAACTGAGCCGCCGCGGGTTCGCAACCGTCGACACCGACGATGACGGCTGGATTCACATCGTGGCCGGCGAGCCGCTCTGGCGTGAACCATTGATCGACGCGCTGCTGGCACGGGCCCGGGATGCCCCGCTGTTCGTGCAGGGCACGGTCGCCAACCAGGTCGACTTCTACCACCGGTTCGACGCGGTCGTGTTGCTCACCGCGCCGACGGCGGTGATCTTCGACCGGCTCCGCGAACGCACCGACAACCCGTTCGGCAAAACCGAAGCGGAACGGCGCCGCATCGCCGCGGACATCGCCGAGATCGAGCCGTTACTGCGGCAGTCGGCGACGCACGTCGTCGACACCGACCGGCCCCGCGGGGAGGTGGCCGACCGCCTCGCGGCCATCGCACGGGAGGTGGCGCTTCCACAGGGATGGGTACCCAGGCCCGCGCCATAGGAGTCGCGGCTCAGTCGCGACCAGTCCATGCGGGAACGGCGTTGTCGCTCAACCGCCGCGCGCGATGGCGAACAGGCCGGCGACGCCGACGGCGTACACGAGGAGGACGGTCAGCGAGTCCACGCCCATCCTGGCGAAGCGCCGGTTCGGGCGGAACAGCAGCCCCGTCGCATAGATCAGGGTGAGCACCATGGCCAGCGCGGTCAGGTAGATGTCGGTGTGCTGCGCCTGCGGTAACACCGCATGGCCCGAGATCACCGTGGCCATCAGAAAGAGCACGGGCAGAAAAGCGTTGCCGCCGAAGATATCCGACATGGCCAGCTGGTAGTCACCGATACGCACCGAAGCCAGGCCGGTCGACAGCTCCGGCAGGGAGGTGGCGGCCGCCAGAATGGTGGCGCCGAACAGCACGCCGGACAGGCCGACATGGTCGGCGATGGCATCACCGCTGCGTTCCAGCACGACACCGGCCACCAGGGTGACCCCCGCGGCGACCGCGAAGATTCCCGCCGACTTCGCCGTGCCGATGTTCTGCTTGCGCACCCGCTCGGCGGTGCTCTGCCCGCGCGGGTGTTCCTGCCCGTCGGGTGGCTGCCCGGACTCGTGCCACGGCAGCCACTTGCCGGCGCGTCGCAACAGCACCAGGCCCGCCACCCAGGTCAGCGCGATGAGCAGGGCGGCCGGGGTGACGTGCAGTGCGATCAGGGAAGGGGGCAGTTGCGTCCCGGCGATGACGATGGCCAGCACCGCCACCACCAGCAGCGCCTCCAGCACCAGCACCAGCGAGGCGGCGCGATAGGTCAGGGGTCGCTGCCCGCGAACCCCGAAGGCATCCAGGGCAACCAGCACCACAGTTTGAATGGCTATGCCGCCCAGGATGTTTCCCACCGCCACGCCGAGATTGTCGGACAGTGACGCGCTGGCCACGATGGCGATCTCGGGCAGGTTGGTGGCGATCGCCAGCAGGATCAGCCCACCCAGCGCGGATCCGAGGTCGAAGCGCGCCGACAGCACGTCGGTCTGGTTGGACAGCGAGAAACCGGCCACCCACACCGCCGCTGCGGCGGCGACGAAGGCGATCACCAGCGCCCACAGCGGCCATCCAGACACTCGATCTCCCCTCTGCACCGTGACAGGGCCGGCGAACCATCGGTGGCTACCCGGGCGCGGGGCCGCGTACACCCGGCAGCGGACGGTGCACGACATCGCTGATGCGGGCCGCCACCCGTCGGACGATCGCGCGCGTCGCCGGGTCGTCGGCCGGTTCGTACCGATCCCGCTGTGGGTCGTACCGCGCACCGGCGATCGACCCGTGATCGGCGTCGAACTCGACGATCTCCACCGGCCAGTCGATGGCGCGTAGCCCCGCGGCGAACTCGGTCGCCGCCGACGCGGGCACCACGTCGTCACGCGTACCGACGAACAGGTGCATGGGTGGCCGGCTGGCGGCTGGGGTCACCCCGTCCAGCGGGGGCCCGCCGGAGATCGGGTCGGCCACCATGAAGGCACCGCCGAGACAGACCGCCCGCGCCACCGGCACGCCAAAATCGGAGGCCCTCAGGGCCAGCCCCGCCGCCGCGGCCCCGCCCAGCGACCAGCCGATCAGGGTCAGGGCGGCCGCACCGACCCGGCGCCGCGCGAAGTCCACCGACTGCAGCAGGTCGGCCCGTCCGCCGTCGGGGGCGTGCGAGTCCCAGTCCGGCGCGATGACCCCCATGCCCCGCTCGGCCAGCGCCGCGGCCAGCGGGCGCACCGCCGCCCGGGAATCGGTCTGCGTGCCGTGCCACAGCAGGGCCGTCGGCTGTGCCGGTTCGCCCAGCACGTCGGCCCACCGGCGCGGTGCGTACTCGACAGTGTTCACCGGTTCGGGGTGCCCGCCTCGGTGCCGCTCGACACGCCTAGTCCGAATGGGGTGTCGGGCTCTGGGCGGACTCCCATTTGGATTCCAGTGTCCGCACGACCTGGGTGCCCGCCGGCAGCTCGAGCTGGGATGTCGTGCCGTCGCCGCCTTCCACGGTGATCAGGAAACCGTGATCGACGGACTCCTTGTGCACCACCTTGTACTCCCGCGCACCGGTACCGCGGTCGAGGGCGATGACATCGCCGGGAGCGACGTCGTCGATGGGGCCGTTCACAACAGAATCAGACATATTTCGACCGTAGCGAACTCGGCGGCGGCGCCCTGCGACGATAGGGCCATGACCGCAACGCTCGTCGCGAAGGGCTTGGCCGGTGGGTTCGCGCACCGCACCCTGTTCGAGGATCTGGATCTCACCGTGGCGCCGGGCGACGTGATCGGCGTGGTCGGCGCGAACGGCGCCGGCAAGAGCACCCTGCTGCGGATCCTGGCCCATGATCTCGAGCCGCTCGCCGGCACCGTCAGCGTCGCGCCGACGGACGCCTTCGTCGGCTGGCTGCCCCAGGAGCACGAACGGGTTCCTGGCGAGACCGTCGCCGGCTATATCGGGCGCCGGACCGGGTGCACCGCCGCGACGGTGGCGATGGAGGCCACGGCGGCGGCGCTCGACGACTCCGCGGCGAGCGCGGACGCCTACGCGGCCGCCCTGGAGCACTGGCTGACCACCGGCGCGGCCGACCTGGACGACCGGCTGCCCGCGGTGCTGGCCGATTTGGGGCTCGATTCGGCTGTGCTGCAACCCGACTCGACGCCGATGACGGCGCTCTCCGGCGGACAGGCGGCCCGGGTCGGGCTGGCCGCGCTGTTGTTGTCGAGGTTCGACATCGTGCTGCTCGACGAACCGACGAACGATCTGGATCTCGACGGCCTGGCCCGGCTGGAGCGCTTCGTCGGGGAGCTGCGGGCCGGCGTGGTGCTGGTCAGCCATGATCGAGAGTTCTTGGCCCGCACCGTCACCCGGGTTGCCGAACTGGATCTGGCGCAGCACACCACCACCGTCTACGGCGGTGGCTACCAGAGTTATCTGGAGGAGCGCGAGGTCAACCGGCGGCACCGGCGCGAGGAGTACGAGGAGTTCGCCGAACGCAAGGCGGACCTGGTGGCCCGCGCGCGGATCCAGCGGGAATGGTCGAGCCAGGGTGTCCGCAACGCCATGCGCAAGGCACCCGACAACGACAAGAACCGGCGCCGGGCGCAAACCGAGTCCAGTGAGAAGCAGGCGCAGAAGGTGCGCCAGATGGAGAGCCGCATCGCCCGCCTGGAGGAGGTCGACGAGCCGCGCAAGGAGTGGACGCTGCAGTTCACCATCGGATCCGCGCCGAGGTCCAGTTCCGTGGTGGCCACCCTCGACAACGTCGTTGTGCGGCAAGGGGATTTCGTGCTGGGCCCGGTGTCGCTCCAGGTCGGTGCCGGTGACCGGATCGGCATCACCGGCCCGAACGGGGCGGGCAAGTCGACGCTGTTGAGCGTGCTGCTGGGGCGGCGGCGGCCCGACGACGGCCGCGCGAGCCTGGGCGCCAGCGTGGCCATCGGACAGATCGATCAGGCGCGGGCGGAATTCGCCGGCGCGCAGCGGTTGGTCGACAGCTTCGAACAGCGGATGCCGGCCTGGTCCACCGCCGACGTGCGGACCCTGCTGGCGAAGTTCGGGCTCGGCGCCGATCACGTGGAGCGCCCGGTCGCCGAGTTGTCGCCGGGGGAGCGGACGCGGGCGGGTCTGGCACTGCTGCAGGCCCGCGGGACCAACGTGCTGGTGCTCGACGAGCCGACCAACCATCTGGACCTGCCCGCCATCGAACAACTCGAGCAGGCGCTGGAGAGCTACGACGGCACCCTGCTGTTGGTGACCCATGATCGGCGGATGCTGCAGAACATCCGCCTGGATCGGTCCTGGCACGTCGACGGTGGCCGGGTCAGCGACGTCGGCTGAGTCGTCAACGGTTGTGATGCCCGGCCCGGTGTCGTACCGTCAACCTAGTTGATTAGCCGTCCTAAAAGCCGCTACCGTCAGCGCCTGACACTGCACATGAAAGGCTCACGGATGCAACGGGTTTCCCTGCGCAGAAAGCTGGGAAAACGCTGGATGTATCTGGTGGCGGTGGTGGTGGTCGCGGTGGCCGGTTTCGCCGTGTTCCGGCTGCACGGCATCTTCGCCTCGCACGACGTCACGTCCACGCCCAGCGGCGCGGACAACGACATCGTGCCGTTCAACCCCAAACACGTGGTCATCGACGTGTTCGGTCCGCCGGGCACCGTCGCCACCATCACCTACCTGGACGTGAACGCCCAACCGCAGCGCGCCGACGACGTCACCCTGCCCTGGGCCTACGACACGACGACCACCCAGCCGGCCGTCTTCGTCAACGTCACCGCCCAGGGCAACAGTGACTCCATCGGCTGCCGTATCACGATCGATGACGCGGTCAAGGACGAGAGAACGGTCAACACCCTGAACGCCCTCACCTACTGCCTGGACAAATCCGGATGAACGGTATTTCCCCCCGTCGCTCCGCTCGCCCCGGGATCCCGGACTTCCTGCGCAAGTACTCCGTCCTGATCGCGTTCTTCTGGCTCGGCCTGGCTGTCGTCACCAATGTCTTCGTGCCGCAGCTGGAGACGGTCGCCGAGGCGCACAACGTGTCACTGAGCCCGCAGGACGCGCCGTCGCTGCAAGCCAGCAAGCAGATCGGCAAGGTCTTCCAGGAGTTCGACTCGGACAGCTCGGCGATGATCGTGCTGGAGGGTGACCAACCGCTGGGCGCCGACGCCCACCACTATTACGACGGCCTGGTGGGCAAGCTGTCCGAGGACACCAAGCACGTCGAACACATCGACAACTTCTGGGGCGACCCGCTTACCGCGGCCGGCTCGCAGAGTTCCGACGGCAAGGCCGCGCTGGTGCAGGTGTACCTGGCCGGCAACCAGGGTGAGTCGCTGGCCAACGAGTCGGTCGACGCCGTCCGCGACATCGTCAACCACACGCCGCCCCCGCCCGGCCTCAAGGTCTACGTCACCGGTGCCGCGCCCCTGGTCACCGACCAGTTCGAGGTCGGCAGGCAGGGCACCCTGAAGACCACCCTGATCACCATCGGGGTGATCGCGGTAATGCTCTTCGCGCTGTACCGCCGCCTCAGCACGGTGTTCTTCGTGATCTTCACGGTGATGATCGAACTGACGGCCTCGCGCGGCGTGGTCGCGGTGCTGGCCAACGCGGGCATCATCGAGCTGTCCACGTACTCGACCAACCTGCTGACCCTGCTGGTGATCGCCGCGGGCACCGATTACGCGATCTTCCTGCTCGGCCGGTTCCACGAAGCCCGGTATGCCGGCGAGGACCGGGTGGCCGCGTTCACCACGATGTACCACGGCACCGCACACATCATCCTCGGCTCCGGACTGACCATCGCCGGTGCGGTGATGTGCCTGACCTTCACCCGGCTGCCGTACTTCCAGAGCCTGGGCATCCCCGCCGGCACCGGCGTGCTGGTCGCCGTGGTGGCCGCACTGACCCTGGCCCCGGCACTGATCAGCATCGGCAGGCATTTCGGGCTGTTCGAACCCGCGCGCCGGCTGCAGACCCAGGGCTGGCGGCGGATCGGAACGGCGATCGTGCGCTGGCCCGGGCCCATCCTGGTGGCCACCGTGGCCATCGCCCTGATCGGCCTGATCGCCCTGCCCAACTACAAGACCAGCTACGACGCCAAGGGCTACATGCCGGCCGGCGCCCCGGCCAACGTCGGCTACGCCGCCGCGGAACGGCACTTCTCGCAGGCGCGGCTCAACCCGGAACTGCTGATGATCCAGGCCGACCACGACCTGCGCAATTCCACCGACATGATCCTGCTGGAGCGCGTCGCCAAGGCCGTCTTCCACACCGACGGCATCGCGCAGGTCCAGTCGATCACCCGGCCGCTGGGCACGCCACTGGACCACACCTCCATCCCGTTCCAAATCAGCGCGAGCAGCGCCTCCCAGATCAACAACCTGCCGTTCCAGCAGGCCCGTGGCTCCGATCTGCTCAAACAGGTTGACGTGATCAACAATTCGATCGACGTGCTGCGTCAGCAGTATGCGCTGCAACAACAGTCGGGTGCGGTCACCGACGAGCAGGCCAAGGCGTTCGCACAGACCGTGGCGACGGCCAACGATCTGCGTGACAAGATCGCCAACTTCGACGACTTCTTCCGCCCGCTGCGCAACTATTTCTACTGGGAACCGCACTGCTTCGACATCCCGGCCTGTGCGGCCATCCGCTCGGTGTTCGACGCCCTCGACGGTATCGACGCGCTGACCGACCAACTGGGCAATGTCGCCGGCAGCATCGCGAAACTGGATGCGCTGCAACCGAAATTGCTGGCGCTGATCCCGCCGCAGATCCAGAGTCAGGAGACCAACCGCGATCTCACGCTGACCAACTATGCGACGACCTCGGGGATCAACGACCAGACGCAGGCGGCCTTGCAGAACGCCACAGCGCTGGGCCAGGCCTACGACGCGTCCAAGACCGACGACTCCTTCTACCTGCCGCCGGAGGCGTTCTCCAACCCCGAATTCGTGCGGGGCATGAAGCTGTTCATGTCGCCGGACGGCAAGGCGGCCAGGATGATCATCACCCACGAGGGCGATCCCGCGACACCGGAAGGCATTTCGCATATCGACGCGATCCGGCACGCCGCGCAGGAGGCGGTGAAGGGGACGCCACTGGGCGGGTCCAAGATCTTCATCGCGGGTACCGCGGCCACCTACAAGGACATCGCCGACGGTGCCAAGTACGACCTGATGATCGCCGGGATCGCGGCGCTGTCGCTGATCCTGCTGGTGATGATGTTCATCACCCGCAGCATCATCGCGGCGTTCGTCATCGTCGGCACGGTCGCCCTGTCGCTGGGCGCCTCGTTCGGGTTGTCGGTGCTGATCTGGCAGGACATCTTCGGGGTCGAGCTGTTCTGGATCGTGTTGGCGTTGGCCGTGATCCTGCTCCTGGCGGTGGGATCGGACTACAACCTGCTGCTGATCTCCCGGTTCAAGGAGGAGATCGGGGCCGGCCTGAACACCGGCATCGTCCGGGCGATGGCCGGGTCGGGTGCCGTGGTGACGGCGGCCGGTCTGGTGTTCGCGGCCACCATGGCCTCGTTCATCTTCGCCGATCTGCGGATCCTGGGTCAGATCGGCACCACCATCGCTCTGGGCCTGCTGTTCGACACCCTGATCGTGCGGTCGTTCATGACACCGGCCATCGCGGCCCTGCTCGGGCGGTGGTTCTGGTGGCCGCTGCGGGTACGGCCCCGGCCCGCCAGCCAGATGCTGCAGCCCTACGGTTCGCGGGCGTCGGTGCGTCAGCTGCTGCTGTGGGAGGACGGCGACCCGGCAGCGCCGCAGCGGGTCAGGCCGTCTGAGAACTGAGCCGTCGGGTGTCGGCGCCGGCCTCGTCCACGATCTCGATGTCGGGCAGCTTGTTCTGGTGCCGGGCCACCCGGCGCAGCTGCCCGAAGATGTTCGTCGAGCTGAGCATCGGGATACCGCCGATGAACGTCCGGAACGACGGATTGCCGCCGTGCACGTGCAACTCGTAGAGGCAGCCGACCACGTAGAAGAACCCGCAGCTGAACAGCACGGCGGGAATCGCGTACGCCAGCGGTGAGCGGGCGTCCTCGACCAGTTCGGTGGCGTACTCGAACTCGGCCGGTGTCATCGGTTCGCGGCGGCGCAGCTTGGCCAGGATCGCCTTGTGGGCGCCGACCTGCTCGCCCAGTGCCGCCGGGGTGCGGTTCTCCAACCGGCGGATGTAGACGTACACACAGCCGACCAAACCCAGCGCCAGCAGTCCGTCGAGGATCGTCAGATCACCCCAGAGATTCACGGTCGCCCCTCGCGCTCACCAGACCATTACCTGATCTAAGTATCTGCGTGGACCGGCGACCGTCAAG harbors:
- the xylA gene encoding xylose isomerase is translated as MSILESAATAAADLTPKRSDKFSFGLWTVGWTASDPFGVATRPALDVVEAVERLAELGAYGLTFHDDDLFPFGSSDDERRRAITRLTAALQANDMVVPMVTTNLFTHPVFKDGGFTSNDRDVRRFALRKVLRNIDLAAELGAETFVMWGGREGSEYDSAKDVQAALERYREALNLLSDYVIDQKYPLRFAIEPKPNEPRGDILLPTVGHALAFIDTLAHPELVGVNPETGHEQMAGLNFVHGISQALYAGKLFHIDLNGQRGIKFDQDLVFGHGDLANAFGLVDLLEHGGVDGGPSYTGPRHFDYKPSRTEDNTGVWASAAANMRMYLLLKQRAAAFRADPEVAEARRAARVDELRRSTLGAGETYRELLADRSAYEDFDADSYFGAKGFGFVRLNQLAIEHLMGAR
- a CDS encoding sugar ABC transporter substrate-binding protein: MKRISGLMFAVVVGAGLTLTACGSNGGSGGSAGGGGGDAKGQKIGVILPDTKSSVRWESKDRPALEAAFKAAGVPYSIQNAEGSADNMATIADGMIADGVTVLALVNLDSDSGASIQQKAASQGVKTIDYDRLTLGGSADVYVSFDNNKVGQLQGQGLVDCLAGKPSNVVFLNGSPTDNNATLFTGGAHSVVDKVPSIKVVAEQAVPDWDNDKAVTIFEQMYTAADGKVDGVYAANDGLAGSVISILEKNGRAGQVPVTGQDATVEGLQNILAGTQCMSVYKSAKEEAGALAEAAIALAKGEQPKTNSTSRDDKGNRDVPSVLLTPKSITKDTVKVVFDDGGQAKADVCTGQFAAACSAAGL
- a CDS encoding ATP-binding cassette domain-containing protein, encoding MSVPNAPILELRGVNKSFGVVHVLHDVDFQVYPGEVTALVGDNGAGKSTLVKAIAGIYPLDTGTYVFQGDPVTVHGPNDVSALGVEVVYQDLALCDNLDIVSNMFLGRELKRHGALDEAKMESLAREALSSLSVRTVKSVRQPVSSLSGGQRQTVAIAKSVLWNAKVVLLDEPTAALGVAQTRQVLDLVRRLADQGVGVVFISHNLNDVFEVADRICALYLGRVAAEVKAAEVSHSQVVELITAGRSGSLGLAPAEAAQSM
- a CDS encoding sugar ABC transporter permease, with product MTTLNPKLADADFAADARVDESFGDAVRSYLRRVRGGDMGSLPAVLGLIVLFIVFGIANERFTSALNLANLVTQAGSICVLAMGLVFVLLLGDIDLSAGVAGGVSACAMGLTIVNHGWPWWAGVLAGLLCGAVIGLAIGLLRAKLGIPSFVVTLAFFLGLQGVTLKLIGEGGSIRVDDPVIRGITIDNMSVTAGWLFAVLIVVGFTGLELYRHRTKVTLGLVHPPIGVVIARIAGVAVVSLGVAYVLNLNRSVNPNVEIRGIPYVLPIVGALLIVLSVILNRTSYGRHIYAVGGNAEAARRAGINVARIRMSVFVVCSSLAALSGIIAASYGGKVSASSGAGNVLLYAVGAAVIGGTSLFGGKGRALDAVIGGVVVATIANGLGLLNQSSYINFLVTGGVLLLAASVDAISRRRRSATGLA
- a CDS encoding AAA family ATPase, coding for MSGVGKTTALDELSRRGFATVDTDDDGWIHIVAGEPLWREPLIDALLARARDAPLFVQGTVANQVDFYHRFDAVVLLTAPTAVIFDRLRERTDNPFGKTEAERRRIAADIAEIEPLLRQSATHVVDTDRPRGEVADRLAAIAREVALPQGWVPRPAP
- a CDS encoding sodium:calcium antiporter — encoded protein: MSGWPLWALVIAFVAAAAAVWVAGFSLSNQTDVLSARFDLGSALGGLILLAIATNLPEIAIVASASLSDNLGVAVGNILGGIAIQTVVLVALDAFGVRGQRPLTYRAASLVLVLEALLVVAVLAIVIAGTQLPPSLIALHVTPAALLIALTWVAGLVLLRRAGKWLPWHESGQPPDGQEHPRGQSTAERVRKQNIGTAKSAGIFAVAAGVTLVAGVVLERSGDAIADHVGLSGVLFGATILAAATSLPELSTGLASVRIGDYQLAMSDIFGGNAFLPVLFLMATVISGHAVLPQAQHTDIYLTALAMVLTLIYATGLLFRPNRRFARMGVDSLTVLLVYAVGVAGLFAIARGG